In Bubalus kerabau isolate K-KA32 ecotype Philippines breed swamp buffalo chromosome 4, PCC_UOA_SB_1v2, whole genome shotgun sequence, one DNA window encodes the following:
- the PRKAR1A gene encoding cAMP-dependent protein kinase type I-alpha regulatory subunit — protein sequence MASGTTASEEERSLRECELYVQKHNIQALLKDSIVQLCTARPERPMAFLREYFEKLEKEEAKQIQNLQKAGSRADSREDEISPPPPNPVVKGRRRRGAISAEVYTEEDAASYVRKVIPKDYKTMAALAKAIEKNVLFSHLDDNERSDIFDAMFPVSFIAGETVIQQGDEGDNFYVIDQGEMDVYVNNEWATSVGEGGSFGELALIYGTPRAATVKAKTNVKLWGIDRDSYRRILMGSTLRKRKMYEEFLSKVSILESLDKWERLTVADALEPVQFEDGQKIVVQGEPGDEFFIILEGSAAVLQRRSENEEFVEVGRLGPSDYFGEIALLMNRPRAATVVARGPLKCVKLDRPRFERVLGPCSDILKRNIQQYNSFVSLSV from the exons ATGGCTTCCGGCACCACCGCCAGCGAGGAGGAGCGCAGCCTCCGGGAGTGCGAGCTCTATGTCCAGAAGCACAACATCCAGGCCCTGCTCAAGGACTCCATCGTGCAGCTGTGCACCGCACGGCCTGAGAGGCCCATGGCCTTCCTCAGGGAATACTTCGAGAAGCTGgagaag GAGGAGGCAAAGCAGATCCAGAACCTGCAGAAAGCAGGCAGCCGTGCAGACTCTCGGGAGGATGAAATCTCCCCGCCGCCCCCTAACCCGGTGGTGAAGGGCCGGCGGCGACGCGGGGCCATCAGCGCTGAGGTCTACACCGAGGAGGATGCCGCGTCTTATGTTCGGAAG GTTATACCGAAAGATTATAAGACAATGGCTGCTTTAGCTAAAGCCATTGAAAAGAACGTACTGTTTTCACATCTTGATGATAACGAGAGAAG TGACATTTTTGACGCCATGTTCCCGGTTTCCTTTATTGCTGGAGAGACTGTTATTCAGCAGG GTGATGAAGGGGATAACTTCTACGTGATTGACCAAGGAGAGATGGAC GTCTATGTCAACAATGAATGGGCAACCAGCGTTGGGGAAGGAGGGAGCTTCGGGGAGCTTGCTCTGATTTACGGGACTCCTCGAGCGGCCACTGTCAAGGCCAAGACAAACGTGAAACTGTGGGGCATTGACCGGGACAGCTACAGAAGGATCCTCATG GGAAGCACGCTGAGAAAGCGGAAGATGTATGAGGAGTTTCTTAGTAAAGTGTCTATTTTAG AATCTCTGGACAAGTGGGAGCGTCTCACGGTAGCTGATGCATTGGAACCAGTCCAGTTTGAAGACGGGCAGAAGATTGTGGTACAGGGGGAGCCGGGTGATGAGTTCTTCATTATTTTAGAG GGCTCGGCCGCGGTGCTGCAGCGGCGCTCAGAGAACGAAGAGTTCGTGGAAGTGGGAAGGTTGGGGCCTTCAGACTACTTTG gcGAGATCGCTCTGCTGATGAACCGGCCCCGTGCAGCCACCGTGGTGGCCCGTGGCCCGCTGAAGTGCGTCAAGCTGGACCGGCCGCGGTTCGAGCGTGTTCTCGGCCCGTGCTCCGACATCCTCAAGCGCAACATCCAGCAGTACAACAGCTTCGTGTCCCTGTCTGTCTGA